The Synchiropus splendidus isolate RoL2022-P1 chromosome 1, RoL_Sspl_1.0, whole genome shotgun sequence genome includes a window with the following:
- the atp10a gene encoding phospholipid-transporting ATPase VA isoform X1, which produces MARESQAAEMAKASKVKRQRKKKSKENKTRVVHANLLYDHAKKEENPNRHFANNKIKTTKYTLLSFLPKNLFEQFHRFANVYFVFIALLNFVPVVNAFQPELALAPVVFILSVTAIKDLWEDYRRHRSDQEINHMDCLVYSRSDKRYLEKYWKEVRVGDFIRLRCNEILPADVLLLSSSDPDNLCHIETATLDGETNLKQRQVIRSFFYLDCDFDPLKYNSVIECEKPNNDLNRFRGYIIHQSGRRDALNKENLLLRGCTVRNTEEAVGIVIYAGHETKAMLNNNGPRYKRSKLERQMNVDVFWCVIILLVMCLFAAIGHGLWVFQYGDKRPVFDVLSPEGTDLSPIMSAIYLFLTCIIVFQMLIPISLFVSIEIVKICQVYFIHQDLDLYDEETDSHLQCRALNITEDLGQMQYIFSDKTGTLTENKMVFRRCTVAGVEYSHDANAKRIAMYQEMDSEEEDCTSHGGTLPRRDSVTSHHSARVVLRSHSTKSHRRTGSRAEAKRASILSKHTAFSSPMEKDITPDPQLLDKVNECSSQMDFMRFHSQPMSQLPSDLSDIIDFFIALTICNTVVVSSPNQPRQKVRMRFELKSPVKTIEDFIKRFTPGRLNSGSNNSSSSSLVTNRSSNKGCSSMLSSPSADSTLTKLDEEHLAFSPVPPCYDGKAWIPQEGELRYEAESPDEAALVYAARAYKCSLVGRLPDQVTVELPHLGKLNFELLHTLCFDSTRKRMSVVVRHPMTDQITVYTKGADSVIMDLIKPPNTGNSKGKRQKKIIYRTQNYLNLYAADGLRTLCIAKKILSKEEYSCWLQRHLEAERAIQGREELLYESALRLETNLHLLGATGIEDRLQDGVPETIASLRKAGLQIWVLTGDKQETAVNIAYACKLLDPEEEILTLNADSQEACALLLEESLHYIQAKFLCNSTDHAAKVFQTDFVPVEIYQSSFPPSSSHTTPFSVHRLGLVIDGRTLAYALDKSLEDKFLAVARSCRSVLCCRSTPLQKSMVVKLVRNKLKVMTLAIGDGANDVSMIQVADVGVGISGQEGMQAVMASDFALPRFRYLQKLLLVHGHWCYSRLANMILYFFYKNAMFVALIFWYQFYCGFSGSAMIDQWYLIFFNLMFSAFPQLITGTLDKDVSAETLQQLPQLYVNGQNSEEYKPYMFWMNMIDAFYQSLVCFFIPYFAYVDSDVDLFTWGTPITAITLLTILLQLGIETKTWTWMNWLSISFSVALFFTVALCYNASCPSCYSPSNPYWTMQRLMMDPIFYLLCLITPVAALLPRYFYRACQGTLCPTPGQVGRQLDKLPSDTRRNILSLNQLCHNPPLSPLPRFSEGCSIQNQSEEQPPGPADTSKSVSELYTLLSTETDTLPYTKDLTQGQQPLHTKDSECLQKTSTPQLPQADRVQLPPEGASQCVKYSKHPEDSAL; this is translated from the exons ATGGCGCGGGAGAGCCAAGCAGCCGAGATGGCCAAGGCTTCTAAAGTCAAgaggcagaggaagaagaagtcgAAGGAGAACAAAACCAGGGTTGTCCACGCAAACCTTCTCTACGACCACGCCAAAAAGGAGGAAAACCCCAACCGACATTTTGCCAACAACAAGATAAAGACCACCAAATACACCCTGCTCTCGTTCCTGCCGAAGAATCTTTTCGAGCAGTTTCACAGATTCGCTAATGTTTACTTTGTCTTCATCGCCCTGTTGAATTTTGTACCGGTTGTCAACGCATTCCAGCCGGAATTAGCTCTGGCTCCTGTGGTCTTTATCCTGTCCGTCACTGCCATCAAAGACCTGTGGGAGGACTACAGGAGACACAGGTCCGATCAAGAAATCAATCACATGGACTGTCTGGTTTACAGCAG ATCTGACAAACGCTATTTGGAGAAGTACTGGAAGGAGGTGCGGGTGGGAGACTTCATCAGACTGCGCTGCAACGAGATTCTCCCTGCTGACGTCCTGCTGTTGAGCTCCAGTGACCCTGACAACCTGTGCCACATCGAGACTGCTACACTGGATGGAGAGACGAACCTCAAGCAGAGGCAGGTCATCCGCAGCTTCTTCTACCTG GATTGTGATTTTGACCCATTGAAGTACAACAGCGTCATTGAATGTGAGAAGCCAAATAATGACCTGAACCGATTCAGAGGATATAT AATACATCAAAGTGGGAGAAGAGATGCCCTAAATAAAGAGAACCTTCTGCTTCGTGGCTGCACGGTTCGTAACACCGAAGAGGCCGTGGGCATAGTCATATATGCAG GTCACGAGACGAAAGCCATGCTGAACAACAACGGTCCCCGCTACAAGCGTAGCAAACTGGAGAGACAGATGAATGTCGATGTGTTCTGGTGTGTCATCATCCTGCTGGTCATGTGCCTCTTCGCTGCTATAG GTCACGGGCTGTGGGTGTTTCAGTACGGAGATAAGCGACCTGTGTTTGACGTTCTTAGTCCAGAAGGGACAGACTTATCACCCATCATGTCTGCCATTTATCTCTTTCTCACGTGTATCATCGTATTTCAG ATGCTGATCCCCATCTCCCTCTTCGTGTCAATCGAAATTGTCAAGATATGCCAAGTGTACTTCATCCATCAGGACCTGGATCTGTACGACGAGGAGACAGACTCTCACCTGCAGTGCCGAGCTCTTAATATCACAGAGGATCTCGGACAGATGCAATACATCTTCTCTGACAAGACGGGTACACTGACAGAGAACAAGATGGTGTTTCGACGCTGCACCGTGGCAGGTGTTGAGTACTCCCATGATGCCAATG caaagagaaTTGCCATGTATCAAGAGAtggattctgaagaggaagatTGTACATCTCATGGTGGCACGCTGCCGAGACGGGATAGCGTGACCAGCCACCATAGTGCCCGAGTGGTGCTGCGCTCCCATAGCACCAAATCGCATCGCAGAACAGGCAGCCGCGCCGAGGCCAAGCGGGCCAGCATCCTGTCCAAACACACGGCCTTTAGCAGCCCCATG GAGAAAGATATCACACCTGACCCTCAGCTCCTAGACAAAGTCAATGAATGCAGCAGTCAAATGGACTTCATGCGCTTCCACAGCCAGCCGATGTCCCAGCTGCCTTCTGACCTCTCTGACATCATTGATTTCTTCATCGCTCTAACCATCTGCAACACTGTGGTGGTGTCCTCCCCAAACCAGCCCAGGCAGAAG GTTCGGATGCGATTTGAGCTCAAGTCACCAGTGAAAACCATCGAAGACTTCATTAAACGCTTCACCCCTGGTCGCCTGAATTCAGGCTCTAACAACAGCAGTTCGTCCAGCCTCGTCACTAACCGCTCCTCAAATAAGGGTTGCTCCAGCATGCTGTCTTCACCATCAGCAGATAGCACTCTCACCAAGCTAGACGAGGAACATCTAGCCTTCAGCCCTGTTCCCCCATGCTACGACGGCAAGGCCTGGATTCCACAGGAGGGCGAGCTCCGATATGAGGCCGAGTCACCGGACGAAGCTGCGTTGGTCTACGCCGCCAGAGCTTACAAGTGCTCCCTGGTTGGTCGTCTTCCTGACCAGGTGACTGTTGAACTACCACACTTGGGAAAGTTGAACTTCGAGCTTCTGCACACTTTGTGTTTTGACTCAACGAGGAAACGAATGTCTGTGGTGGTGAGACATCCAATGACTGACCAAATCACTGTTTACACAAAAGGAGCGGACTCTGTTATAATGGACCTCATCAAACCCCCAAATACAG GTAACTCCAAAGGAAAGCGCCAAAAAAAGATCATCTATAGGACCCAGAATTACCTGAACCTCTATGCTGCTGATGGTCTTCGCACCCTATGCATTGCCAAAAAG ATTCTCAGCAAGGAGGAGTACTCCTGCTggctgcagcgccacctggagGCCGAGAGGGCCATCCAAGGACGAGAGGAGTTGCTCTATGAGTCTGCGCTGCGTTTAGAGACCAACCTCCACCTTTTGG GTGCAACTGGAATTGAGGACCGACTCCAGGACGGTGTACCCGAGACCATTGCCTCCTTGCGGAAGGCTGGTTTGCAGATATGGGTTCTGACTGGTGACAAACAAGAAACGGCTGTCAATATTGCTTACGCTTGCAAGCTACTGGACCCTGAGGAAGAGATCCTGACACTCAACGCTGATTCTCAG GAGGCGTGtgctctgctgctggaggagagttTACACTACATCCAGGCCAAATTCCTCTGCAACTCCACCGACCATGCAGCCAAAGTCTTTCAAACTGACTTTGTACCCGTAGAGATCTATCaatcttcttttcctccttcatCCTCCCACACCACTCCCTTCTCAGTGCACCGGCTGGGCCTGGTGATCGACGGGCGGACGTTGGCCTACGCCCTGGATAAGAGCTTGGAAGATAAGTTCCTGGCTGTGGCTAGGAGCTGCCGGTCAGTGCTTTGCTGCAGGTCCACCCCACTGCAGAAGAGCATGGTGGTGAAACTTGTGCGGAACAAACTGAAGGTCATGACCCTGGCAATAG GTGATGGGGCCAACGATGTCAGTATGATCCAGGTAGCGGACGTGGGAGTGGGGATCTCCGGGCAGGAAGGCATGCAG GCAGTGATGGCGAGCGACTTTGCCCTCCCACGCTTTCGCTATCTCCAGAAGCTCCTTCTGGTGCACGGACACTGGTGCTACTCCAGACTTGCCAACATGATTCTCTATTTCTTCTACAAGAACGCT ATGTTTGTGGCGCTGATCTTCTGGTATCAGTTCTACTGTGGCTTCTCAGGTTCAGCAATGATCGACCAGTGGTATCTAATTTTCTTCAACCTGATGTTTTCGGCCTTCCCACAACTCATCACTGGCACTCTGGACAAAGACGTCTCAGCAGAGACCCTCCAGCAACTACCTCAGCTCTATGTGAACGGACAGAATTCTGAG GAATATAAGCCATATATGTTCTGGATGAACATGATCGATGCCTTCTACCAAAGTCTGGTCTGCTTCTTCATCCCTTACTTT GCCTACGTCGACTCTGACGTGGACCTGTTTACTTGGGGAACCCCGATCACTGCCATCACTTTGTTGACCATTCTGTTACAGCTGGGTATCGAAACCAAAACCTGG aCCTGGATGAACTGGCTGTCCATCAGCTTCAGCGTGGCCCTGTTCTTCACAGTTGCGCTGTGCTACAATGCCTCGTGTCCCAGCTGCTATTCGCCCTCCAACCCTTACTGGACCATGCAGCGTCTGATGATGGACCCCATTTTCTACTTGCTTTGCCTCATCACACCAGTAGCAGCATTGTTACCCCG ATACTTCTACAGGGCGTGTCAGGGTACTCTGTGTCCAACTCCCGGTCAAGTTGGGAGGCAGCTGGATAAACTCCCTTCTGATACTCGCAGGAACATCCTCAGTCTGAACCAGCTCTGCCACAACCCCCCCCTTTCTCCGCTTCCTAGGTTCTCTGAAGGTTGCAGTATTCAAAACCAAAGTGAAGAGCAGCCACCGGGGCCTGCAGACACTAGTAAGAGTGTGTCCGAACTGTACACTTTACTTTCCACAGAGACAGACACTCTCCCGTACACCAAAGACCTCACACAGGGGCAGCAGCCCCTTCACACCAAAGACTCTGAATGTCTCCAAAAGACTTCAACGCCTCAGCTTCCCCAGGCAGACCGTGTTCAGCTGCCCCCCGAGGGAGCATCGCAGTGTGTCAAATACTCCAAACACCCGGAGGACAGTGCCCTCTGA
- the atp10a gene encoding phospholipid-transporting ATPase VA isoform X2 — MLNNNGPRYKRSKLERQMNVDVFWCVIILLVMCLFAAIGHGLWVFQYGDKRPVFDVLSPEGTDLSPIMSAIYLFLTCIIVFQMLIPISLFVSIEIVKICQVYFIHQDLDLYDEETDSHLQCRALNITEDLGQMQYIFSDKTGTLTENKMVFRRCTVAGVEYSHDANAKRIAMYQEMDSEEEDCTSHGGTLPRRDSVTSHHSARVVLRSHSTKSHRRTGSRAEAKRASILSKHTAFSSPMEKDITPDPQLLDKVNECSSQMDFMRFHSQPMSQLPSDLSDIIDFFIALTICNTVVVSSPNQPRQKVRMRFELKSPVKTIEDFIKRFTPGRLNSGSNNSSSSSLVTNRSSNKGCSSMLSSPSADSTLTKLDEEHLAFSPVPPCYDGKAWIPQEGELRYEAESPDEAALVYAARAYKCSLVGRLPDQVTVELPHLGKLNFELLHTLCFDSTRKRMSVVVRHPMTDQITVYTKGADSVIMDLIKPPNTGNSKGKRQKKIIYRTQNYLNLYAADGLRTLCIAKKILSKEEYSCWLQRHLEAERAIQGREELLYESALRLETNLHLLGATGIEDRLQDGVPETIASLRKAGLQIWVLTGDKQETAVNIAYACKLLDPEEEILTLNADSQEACALLLEESLHYIQAKFLCNSTDHAAKVFQTDFVPVEIYQSSFPPSSSHTTPFSVHRLGLVIDGRTLAYALDKSLEDKFLAVARSCRSVLCCRSTPLQKSMVVKLVRNKLKVMTLAIGDGANDVSMIQVADVGVGISGQEGMQAVMASDFALPRFRYLQKLLLVHGHWCYSRLANMILYFFYKNAMFVALIFWYQFYCGFSGSAMIDQWYLIFFNLMFSAFPQLITGTLDKDVSAETLQQLPQLYVNGQNSEEYKPYMFWMNMIDAFYQSLVCFFIPYFAYVDSDVDLFTWGTPITAITLLTILLQLGIETKTWTWMNWLSISFSVALFFTVALCYNASCPSCYSPSNPYWTMQRLMMDPIFYLLCLITPVAALLPRYFYRACQGTLCPTPGQVGRQLDKLPSDTRRNILSLNQLCHNPPLSPLPRFSEGCSIQNQSEEQPPGPADTSKSVSELYTLLSTETDTLPYTKDLTQGQQPLHTKDSECLQKTSTPQLPQADRVQLPPEGASQCVKYSKHPEDSAL; from the exons ATGCTGAACAACAACGGTCCCCGCTACAAGCGTAGCAAACTGGAGAGACAGATGAATGTCGATGTGTTCTGGTGTGTCATCATCCTGCTGGTCATGTGCCTCTTCGCTGCTATAG GTCACGGGCTGTGGGTGTTTCAGTACGGAGATAAGCGACCTGTGTTTGACGTTCTTAGTCCAGAAGGGACAGACTTATCACCCATCATGTCTGCCATTTATCTCTTTCTCACGTGTATCATCGTATTTCAG ATGCTGATCCCCATCTCCCTCTTCGTGTCAATCGAAATTGTCAAGATATGCCAAGTGTACTTCATCCATCAGGACCTGGATCTGTACGACGAGGAGACAGACTCTCACCTGCAGTGCCGAGCTCTTAATATCACAGAGGATCTCGGACAGATGCAATACATCTTCTCTGACAAGACGGGTACACTGACAGAGAACAAGATGGTGTTTCGACGCTGCACCGTGGCAGGTGTTGAGTACTCCCATGATGCCAATG caaagagaaTTGCCATGTATCAAGAGAtggattctgaagaggaagatTGTACATCTCATGGTGGCACGCTGCCGAGACGGGATAGCGTGACCAGCCACCATAGTGCCCGAGTGGTGCTGCGCTCCCATAGCACCAAATCGCATCGCAGAACAGGCAGCCGCGCCGAGGCCAAGCGGGCCAGCATCCTGTCCAAACACACGGCCTTTAGCAGCCCCATG GAGAAAGATATCACACCTGACCCTCAGCTCCTAGACAAAGTCAATGAATGCAGCAGTCAAATGGACTTCATGCGCTTCCACAGCCAGCCGATGTCCCAGCTGCCTTCTGACCTCTCTGACATCATTGATTTCTTCATCGCTCTAACCATCTGCAACACTGTGGTGGTGTCCTCCCCAAACCAGCCCAGGCAGAAG GTTCGGATGCGATTTGAGCTCAAGTCACCAGTGAAAACCATCGAAGACTTCATTAAACGCTTCACCCCTGGTCGCCTGAATTCAGGCTCTAACAACAGCAGTTCGTCCAGCCTCGTCACTAACCGCTCCTCAAATAAGGGTTGCTCCAGCATGCTGTCTTCACCATCAGCAGATAGCACTCTCACCAAGCTAGACGAGGAACATCTAGCCTTCAGCCCTGTTCCCCCATGCTACGACGGCAAGGCCTGGATTCCACAGGAGGGCGAGCTCCGATATGAGGCCGAGTCACCGGACGAAGCTGCGTTGGTCTACGCCGCCAGAGCTTACAAGTGCTCCCTGGTTGGTCGTCTTCCTGACCAGGTGACTGTTGAACTACCACACTTGGGAAAGTTGAACTTCGAGCTTCTGCACACTTTGTGTTTTGACTCAACGAGGAAACGAATGTCTGTGGTGGTGAGACATCCAATGACTGACCAAATCACTGTTTACACAAAAGGAGCGGACTCTGTTATAATGGACCTCATCAAACCCCCAAATACAG GTAACTCCAAAGGAAAGCGCCAAAAAAAGATCATCTATAGGACCCAGAATTACCTGAACCTCTATGCTGCTGATGGTCTTCGCACCCTATGCATTGCCAAAAAG ATTCTCAGCAAGGAGGAGTACTCCTGCTggctgcagcgccacctggagGCCGAGAGGGCCATCCAAGGACGAGAGGAGTTGCTCTATGAGTCTGCGCTGCGTTTAGAGACCAACCTCCACCTTTTGG GTGCAACTGGAATTGAGGACCGACTCCAGGACGGTGTACCCGAGACCATTGCCTCCTTGCGGAAGGCTGGTTTGCAGATATGGGTTCTGACTGGTGACAAACAAGAAACGGCTGTCAATATTGCTTACGCTTGCAAGCTACTGGACCCTGAGGAAGAGATCCTGACACTCAACGCTGATTCTCAG GAGGCGTGtgctctgctgctggaggagagttTACACTACATCCAGGCCAAATTCCTCTGCAACTCCACCGACCATGCAGCCAAAGTCTTTCAAACTGACTTTGTACCCGTAGAGATCTATCaatcttcttttcctccttcatCCTCCCACACCACTCCCTTCTCAGTGCACCGGCTGGGCCTGGTGATCGACGGGCGGACGTTGGCCTACGCCCTGGATAAGAGCTTGGAAGATAAGTTCCTGGCTGTGGCTAGGAGCTGCCGGTCAGTGCTTTGCTGCAGGTCCACCCCACTGCAGAAGAGCATGGTGGTGAAACTTGTGCGGAACAAACTGAAGGTCATGACCCTGGCAATAG GTGATGGGGCCAACGATGTCAGTATGATCCAGGTAGCGGACGTGGGAGTGGGGATCTCCGGGCAGGAAGGCATGCAG GCAGTGATGGCGAGCGACTTTGCCCTCCCACGCTTTCGCTATCTCCAGAAGCTCCTTCTGGTGCACGGACACTGGTGCTACTCCAGACTTGCCAACATGATTCTCTATTTCTTCTACAAGAACGCT ATGTTTGTGGCGCTGATCTTCTGGTATCAGTTCTACTGTGGCTTCTCAGGTTCAGCAATGATCGACCAGTGGTATCTAATTTTCTTCAACCTGATGTTTTCGGCCTTCCCACAACTCATCACTGGCACTCTGGACAAAGACGTCTCAGCAGAGACCCTCCAGCAACTACCTCAGCTCTATGTGAACGGACAGAATTCTGAG GAATATAAGCCATATATGTTCTGGATGAACATGATCGATGCCTTCTACCAAAGTCTGGTCTGCTTCTTCATCCCTTACTTT GCCTACGTCGACTCTGACGTGGACCTGTTTACTTGGGGAACCCCGATCACTGCCATCACTTTGTTGACCATTCTGTTACAGCTGGGTATCGAAACCAAAACCTGG aCCTGGATGAACTGGCTGTCCATCAGCTTCAGCGTGGCCCTGTTCTTCACAGTTGCGCTGTGCTACAATGCCTCGTGTCCCAGCTGCTATTCGCCCTCCAACCCTTACTGGACCATGCAGCGTCTGATGATGGACCCCATTTTCTACTTGCTTTGCCTCATCACACCAGTAGCAGCATTGTTACCCCG ATACTTCTACAGGGCGTGTCAGGGTACTCTGTGTCCAACTCCCGGTCAAGTTGGGAGGCAGCTGGATAAACTCCCTTCTGATACTCGCAGGAACATCCTCAGTCTGAACCAGCTCTGCCACAACCCCCCCCTTTCTCCGCTTCCTAGGTTCTCTGAAGGTTGCAGTATTCAAAACCAAAGTGAAGAGCAGCCACCGGGGCCTGCAGACACTAGTAAGAGTGTGTCCGAACTGTACACTTTACTTTCCACAGAGACAGACACTCTCCCGTACACCAAAGACCTCACACAGGGGCAGCAGCCCCTTCACACCAAAGACTCTGAATGTCTCCAAAAGACTTCAACGCCTCAGCTTCCCCAGGCAGACCGTGTTCAGCTGCCCCCCGAGGGAGCATCGCAGTGTGTCAAATACTCCAAACACCCGGAGGACAGTGCCCTCTGA